The genomic window AAGAACAATATAACATATATATCTGACCCGGCAAAGCTGGATATATTATATAAATATATGAGTCAGGCTATAACTGAAGGTAGGGAGACGCTTTTATCCAAAGAGCAGATGAATCACGATGCTGACCTGCACCACGCAAGGGCGATGTGTGCGGTTGATGAGTATAATAGGATTTTGCAAGATATACATAAAAATCCCGAGCAACGGGAGTTTTATAAATCGTATATAAAAAATATATTCAAAAAATATAATAAACCGCTTTTGGAAGACCTTGATAAGCCATATTATCTTCGTGGAGCCGGCAAAACGCTATGTATATCTCAGGGAAAAAGTTATATATTTGACAGAGTGGCTGTTTTATATGTATCTCTGACGATTTTACACCATTTTAGAAGTGATACCACTGTACAGCATTATCTTATAAAGTGACGAAAAAAATATATATCTTTCACACTTATAAAACTTTATGGTATAATTCGCACAGGATATATAGTATACGTCCCGGATGTTGTCAAAACAGATTTTATGTGTTATAATATATATAGGAGTTTAAAATTTGAGTTCAGAGTTTCTGATGTAAATCAGTATCTCTGAGCTCTTTTTTTATCTCCGAATTTATATTTAAGGAGGATAAAACTATGAGAAAAATCACAAACAAGAATGAGGCTTTAAATTAGCTGATAAGAGGAAAGGAAAACGTTTATTATATCGGCGACGAAGCTGCTTTAAACGAATATATCCGTATTTCTAAAGATTCGCTGAATATACTTATATCTTCGGTTATAGAGAGCGAAGCGGCAAGGCGTGGCTGTCCGGATATATATACGCTGCTGTCAGGTCAGGAGGAAACTAAAGGCGAAAAGGAGCGCAAGTGTCTGGAGATTGCAGATGTAATTATAATATACGATATTGATTCAATGTCTCAAAGTGACTTTGGAAGTCTATATATTCTTAAAAGAATGTGCAGCCGCTTCCCTCGCCTTATAATCGTAGGCGATGTTTTAAGTTATATAGGCCTGGGCAGAAACTTTTATTCATCCCCTATTCAGGCGTTTGAGTGGGAATGCTTTAACTTCACCGAAATCGACATGCGCAAGAAGCGGCTGGATTCGGAATTTGAAGATAAGCTCGAGGCACTGCGTATGGGAGATAAGTCCGTTATAAACTGGCTGAACGCCAACTGCAAAGAGAGCGAGGATCCTATAAAGCTGGTGATGTCAACTCATAAGGCTTACGAATATTCTTTGGAATGCTACGATAAATCAAAGAAATATAAGTCTGAATATGAGGGTGAAATAAAAGGCAACTTCTACGAGGAGGATATGCCGACTTACCCGAATCTCTGCTTATATATGGGGCAAAGGGTTATGTTTATAGATGACGATATAAACGGCAGCTATATGCGTGGAGATATTGGCTATATATCCGGGCTATATACTGGAGAGGCGCATATAAGCCTAAACGATGAAGTCGTTAAGGTCAGGGCTGTCACTTGGCATAAATATAAGCCCGATTATATACTTAATGAGCTTCTTGAAGAGGAAATTATAATGAAAGACACTGCCGAGTTCTCGCAGCTGCCTATAATTCCTGCGGATATGATATCGTATAGAATGAGCCGAGGGGTGAGATTTGACAGTATTGAGTTTAGTCCTATCACAAAATACGACGGCGAGTTTTATAATTATATATCGCACGCCAAGAGCAGGAACGGAATAAAGCTAACGACTAAGGTCAGCGAGGAAGATGTCAAGATAAATAAAGATATAATCGAGTGTTATCTTGATTCGTAAACTTATAATCGAGGGGCTGAAATATGCCCCTCAAAATTATATTTTAAAATGGAAGGAGTTATAAATATATGGGAATATATATTTTTGGCGAAATTGCGCCAACAAAAATAAACAAAGAGGCTTGGGAGAAAACATACGAGGATACACTTAAGCTTGTCAAATACGGACAGCTTGCCGAGTGTGAATATAAATATATAAATGGATATAAAATACCTTGTGTTGTTCCAGCTGTCGAAAAGGACGGCTGTTGGAGTGCGACTGGCGATATGGTTGCCGGCAAGTGTATTGAAAAATATAGCCTATACAGAGATATATCGCACTATACGGCAAAGGATATAAATATAAATAACCCGGCGCTTGAGCTATTATATAACCGAAAGACTGTCGGGAAGACCAATATAGACGATATGTTTAAAATGTATTTCGGCAGTAAAACGCAGGGCAACAATCCGCATATGATTTTGTTATCTATAGCGTGCGTTATATCAAACGATTTCCCCGAAGCGGCTATAGTTCACGGGGATATAACGCACGCCCAATGTGTGAAAGCCTGCGAGCTGGCGGAGAAAGTCTTGGGAAGACATATAGATCTGCCTATACAGTACGACCACGAAAGGCTTTATTCTTTGCTTATAAATGAGGGATATACGGAATATAAGTTATTTGAACGCTTTTATACCATTTATAATGGGTGGACAGATAACAAATATATCGGCTTTATACATAATAAATTCCCGGAAGAGTATTTTATACGTTATTATACGGATAAAATAAAGTCTTGGCCTCTGGATATAGTCGTTAAAGAGTGGCTTGAAAGGCAGTTATCGCTGGAGGGGCTGTTTGAGGTATATAAAAGCAATTATACGGGAAATAAGTCCTTGCAGGATTTTATAAATAAACTTATACTCGGGCAAATACATATCCGGGATAAAACAATATATAGCTTTTCTGAAAAAAGCGAATATGATGATATACCCGACGATATAGATATGATGCTTGCACGATTTATGGCTAAGGTTTCAGGATATAGCAGATATATAATTAATGCATATATACCGCATAAAGAGCTTATGGCTAAGTTTATATATGCATTCCCGAGTTATAGCGTGAGGGATATGTTTGACAAGGCGCTTTCCAACTGCAGTAATTCAAAGATCGAGGAGTTATATAAGCAGGTATTTGATTTAAGCGATAAGATTGCTTCAAAGCAATATGATATACAGGATTTACGCTTTATGTATTTATGGGATGATAATAAAACTGTCGAGCCTACGTTGTGGAACAGAATGCTTGAATTTGTAAGAACTGCTGAAAAGCTGGGGCGTGATGCTATATCGGGCTCGCTAAAAAAGTCTGACAACAGGCTTGCGTATATATGCAAATATCTCGGCAAATACTATGCTTTGCCGGAGGAGCTTGCGGAGAAGATACTTACTAAATTTGCAGATGATGAATATATTGCAAAGTATATTGGTATATTTGGTATGCCATTTGATGATTTGGATTCGCATAGGATGTGTCATATTCTTATGATGAATGAGAAGCTGCTGGATAGGCTTATTAAGGACGTTAGAGTATAAAAGAAACGCCCCTGTTCTTACCTGTAATGGTGGGAACGGGGGCGCATTTTATATGTTATAGCATCATACACAATTCAATGGCTATGGTTTTATTAAATATAACGATATTTGACTTTTGAAATTGTTAATTCTTGACAACTAAATATGGGGTGTGGTATAATTAAATTGTAATAAATGGGCAAACCTGCCGAAAGGCAGCGACGCAAAGCTAAGGGTCTAAGCCAAAAGGTATGACAGCCGGTTGCCAGAACAAGAATCCTGACAATATCTGTTATTACAAGGCAATGCGTTGTGTGTGCATTGCCTTTTTGTGGTTTGTAAAGGAAAAATGAAAGGGTGATTTTATGAAAAAAAGGATACTGGCGTTAGTAACAGCGCTTGGGTTTGCGCTCAGCGGTGCGGCGGTACTGCCGGAGGGGGCTGTGTCATTGGGGTCTTATATTGAGGCAAATGCAGTTGAAGAAACACTAATATATGGTGATTTTAAGTACACACTTTATATAGATGAATATGATGAAAACATTGATCCATTCATTACTATTAATGAATATATTGGATCAGGAACTGAAATAATTATTCCGGAAAAAATCAATGGCGTAAATGTTATTGGAGTCAGTAGTACATTAATACCTGATGAAAAGCGAGAAAGCATTAAAAAAATCTCTTTTCCCAAAACTGTTAATCATATTGCTGGCGGTATGGGCAAGCATATATTTGACAATTGTATCAATCTTGCTGATATTGAAACGGAAAACACAGGTATCATTTATATTAATATTCCTTATTCAGGTATTAACTCAACAAAGTGGTATAAGAATCAAAAGGATGGTGTAATCTACTTTGGTAATGTCGCAATAAGTTATAAAGGTGATGTGCCTAGTAATGGAATTATAAATGTAAGATCTGGAACAGTATCTATAAGTGACTGGTGTTTCAGTTATGATTATATTGATGAAACACATGAATTCATTTATAAACACGCTAAAACTATTAATATTCCTGATAGTGTTACGCAGATTGGTCAATATGCTTTTTCGGATTTCAATGTTGATACAATAAACATTGGGAGCGGCTATTGTTATTCTTTAGATAAAGACTATTTTCCTCAATTTGAACAGTATTATGGAGTCGAAAATAGGATAAAAGCTATTAATATTTCAAAAGATAATCCATATTATTCATCATTAAAGGGTATGGTATATAATAAAGATAAAACTCATATATTATATATCCCCCCTGAAATTGAAAATGTTGAAATTTCAAGCCAAATAAATGATATCTTTATTGATAGAAATCCATTTTTATCTTGTAATGCAATAAAAACAATAACGGTTGAAAAGGGCAATAAGTATTATACTGCCGTTAATAATGCGTTGTATGATATAGATGTCACTAAACTATTACTTTGTGCGAATATAGATAGCCTTACAATTCCAAGTACAGTTAAGGAAATAGGTGACTATGCTTTTAGACCCGGTAAAGACGTTAGAGAAAGAATCAGTAAGTCTGATTTTTCAATAATAATGGGTACAGATGTTTTTATCAGTTGGTATAGAGAATTATACGGATTAAGTGTTTATGTAGAACAAATACAATATGAAAACGGTACATACTATTATCTTACATCTCCTAAGTGCACAAATGCAACTATACCAAAAACTGTAAAGAAGATAGGATATAATGCATTGATGGGAACGGAATTATACAAAAAATGGGCATTATATCATACAAAGGATAATCCTTACCTGATTGTTAATAATATACTGCTTCTTGCAGACTGTAGTGATCATGAATTATATGACAACAGTGGCAATGAAATTGGGAAAGATTATTATTTAACGGGTAAGATGATAATACCGAAAAACGTTGTTGAAATCCAAAGGAACGCTTTTTACGTTGGTGATAAGTTTTCTAAAGATCGATATAACAGTATCACAGAAATCGTATTTCCTGAAAATGCGGTAATTGACGGTTTAGTATTAAATGATGTGACATTTCAAAAGCTTGAGAAAATAGATATCCCCAAGAGTACAAAGATTAATGGTGAATTGAATTTAAGTGGTTGTTCTAAACTAAAAAGTATAGTAATACCAATAGGTTCTGATGTTTCTGGGATAAGTCTATATAATTGCAGCAGTCTTCAAGAATTTGTTATACCTGAATCAACAAAGTGTTTGTTTAGTTATTCTTTCACTGGATGTAATAATCTCAAAAAACTAACCATACCCAAAAGTGTAGATTATATTGATTATAGATCAATAGGTTTTTATACAGATGAAAAGACTTATGAGGCTAAAAAGATTACTGATTTTATTATCTACTGCTATAAAGATAGTGAAGCTGAAAAATATGCAATTGAAAATGAAATAGAATATGTAGTCTTACAAGAGACACACACCCACTCCTACACCTCAAAGGTAACAACAACTGCAACCTGCACAAAGAACGGCGTGAAGACCTACACCTGCTCGTGTGGTGACAGCTATACCGAAACAATAAAGGCAACAGGTCATAAGTACACCGAAAAGGTAGTAAAGCCCACCTACGATGCACAGGGCTATACCCTTCACACCTGCTCAGTATGCGGTAACAGCTACAAGGATAATATCAAGACTAAGCTGACAAGAACAAGTATAGCTAAGGCGAAGATAACAGGCCTGTCGAATAAGACATACACAGGAAAGGCTATAACTCAGAAGCCTGTTGTAAAGCTCGGCAGCAAGACGCTCAAATCGGGTACAGACTACACAGTATCGTACAAGAACAATAAGGCAATGGGTACTGCAACAGTCACGATAACAGGTAAAGGCGCATACACAGGTACAGCAAAGGCGACCTTCAAGATCAACCCGAAAAAGACTACGCTCAAATCAGTAACAAGTCCTAAGACTAAGCAGCTGAAAGCCACATATAGCAAGGTATCAGGCGTAACGGGTTATCAGATAACCTACTCGACTTCTAGCAAGTTTACTAAGGCGACTACCAAATCAGTAAACGCAAGTGGTACATCAAAGACAATAAGCAAGCTCACAAAGGGCAAGACTTATTATGTCAAGGTACGCAGCTATAAGACTGTTAGTGGTACTAAGTATTACAGCGGTTACTCAGCAGTAAAGAAGGTTAAGATAAAGTAGATCATTTCATATAACCACCCAATATAGAAGGGCTTGGCACTTTTGAAGTGTCAAGCTCTTTCTTTGTATAATACTGTATTGGCATCATATACAATTCAAACAGTACTGTTTTATTCATTTTGATGATATTTGACACGTGAAATTGTTAATTCTTGACGACCAAATATCTGCTGTGATATAATTAATCTGTAATTAATAGGCAAACCTGCCGAAAGGCAGCGGCGCAAAGCCAATGGGTCTAATCTCATATGAGAATGACAGCCGGTTGCCGGAGCTTACGCTCTGTCGATATGTTTATCAAGGCAATGCGTTTTGTATGTGTTGCTTTTTATTATATTGTAAAAAGGAGAATGAATATGAAATGTGATGTTATCAAAGTAATAATAACATCTGTTTTGTTATCAA from Ruminococcus sp. NK3A76 includes these protein-coding regions:
- a CDS encoding leucine-rich repeat domain-containing protein, encoding MKKRILALVTALGFALSGAAVLPEGAVSLGSYIEANAVEETLIYGDFKYTLYIDEYDENIDPFITINEYIGSGTEIIIPEKINGVNVIGVSSTLIPDEKRESIKKISFPKTVNHIAGGMGKHIFDNCINLADIETENTGIIYINIPYSGINSTKWYKNQKDGVIYFGNVAISYKGDVPSNGIINVRSGTVSISDWCFSYDYIDETHEFIYKHAKTINIPDSVTQIGQYAFSDFNVDTINIGSGYCYSLDKDYFPQFEQYYGVENRIKAINISKDNPYYSSLKGMVYNKDKTHILYIPPEIENVEISSQINDIFIDRNPFLSCNAIKTITVEKGNKYYTAVNNALYDIDVTKLLLCANIDSLTIPSTVKEIGDYAFRPGKDVRERISKSDFSIIMGTDVFISWYRELYGLSVYVEQIQYENGTYYYLTSPKCTNATIPKTVKKIGYNALMGTELYKKWALYHTKDNPYLIVNNILLLADCSDHELYDNSGNEIGKDYYLTGKMIIPKNVVEIQRNAFYVGDKFSKDRYNSITEIVFPENAVIDGLVLNDVTFQKLEKIDIPKSTKINGELNLSGCSKLKSIVIPIGSDVSGISLYNCSSLQEFVIPESTKCLFSYSFTGCNNLKKLTIPKSVDYIDYRSIGFYTDEKTYEAKKITDFIIYCYKDSEAEKYAIENEIEYVVLQETHTHSYTSKVTTTATCTKNGVKTYTCSCGDSYTETIKATGHKYTEKVVKPTYDAQGYTLHTCSVCGNSYKDNIKTKLTRTSIAKAKITGLSNKTYTGKAITQKPVVKLGSKTLKSGTDYTVSYKNNKAMGTATVTITGKGAYTGTAKATFKINPKKTTLKSVTSPKTKQLKATYSKVSGVTGYQITYSTSSKFTKATTKSVNASGTSKTISKLTKGKTYYVKVRSYKTVSGTKYYSGYSAVKKVKIK